The DNA segment GATCATGAACCCGGCCGCTGCCAGGGCGAAGCTTCCGGTGAAACGGGACTGGATGGGGTAAGCGGATGGAAAAAAGGGCAGCCGGCGGAATTTCATCGGCGGCGATCCAATAAGATTCCGATATACTTTGCAAAATATAACGAGCCTCTAACCGGTCGATCCGGATGAATCCGCATCATGGGGTGCAAGCAGGGAGTTCATTCGGACCAACACCGGTTCCAGCGCCGCCTCCGCCGTTGCCACCGCTTCATGGTAGAGGGTCAGCACTTCGTGGCCCGCGGGAGTGAGTCCAGCTCCACCCTGGTCCTTGCCCCCGCGTTGCATGGTGACGAGCGGGCTGCTGAACATGGCGTTCAATCCCTTCACCATCCTCCATGCCTTCATGTAGGACATGTCCATGGCCGCTGCCGCAGCCTGGAGGCTGCCGGTGCGGGAGATGTGTTCCAGCAACTCCGCCTTTCCCGGTCCGAAGGAGAGCGGCGCGGGGAGCAGGAGGCGGATGGGGCTGGTGGACATGGTTCAGATGTTCGGTGATGGGGTCGATCCCCCCTTGCTGCGGAGCTTCAGGTTGAGCATTTCCACTCCCAGGGAGAAGGCCATGGCGAAGTAGATGTAGCCTTTCGGGATGTGGAAGTGGAGGCCCTCCGCCATCAGCGCCGTGCCAATGAGGATGAGGAAGGACAGCGCGAGCATCTTCACGGAAGGGTGCTTCGAGACAAAGGCACTGATCGCTCCGGACGACAGCATCATCACCGCCACCGAGATGATGACCGCCAGCGCCATGACGGAAAGATCCTTGGCCATGCCAACCGCAGTGATCACGGAATCCAGCGAGAAGATGATATCGATCAGCGCGATCTGCACGAGCACCGCTCCGAAACTGGCGGCCTTCTTGATGGAACCGGCACTCTCCTCGTCGCCTTCGAACTTGTGGTGGATTTCCTTGGTGGACTTCCAGATCAGGAAGAAGCCGCCGCCGAGAAGAATGAGATCCTTGATGGAGATACCCAGCATGCCGGCCGAGGCGATGAGCTTGGTGGTGACATCCGGGCCGAAGAGCGGATCGTGCAGCGCAGGATGGATCGGGATGTGAAACACCGGATCGACCAAGCCCATGATCCATTTGAGGGTGAAGAGCAGCAGCAGCCGCATGATCATCGCCAGCGCGAGGCCGATGAACCGCGCCTTCTTCCGCATGGACTCCGGCAACCGGTCCACGAGGATGGAGATGAAGACAATGTTGTCGATACCGAGGACGATCTCAAGCAGCGTCAGCGTCAGCAGTGCTGCCCAAGCGGTGGGATCATTGAACCAATCGAACATGGGGTGATGGGGATCAGAGGTTGGTGGAGAGTTGCAGCGCCCGCTGCTTCATCTGGGTGGCCATGAGGTTGAGCGCGTTCGCGCGGGTCGGCGCGAGGTGTTCCTTCAGGCCGGTGCGGTCGATGAAGGACATGTCCGCGGTCAGGATGGCATCCGGGGTCTCGTCATCGAGGACCCGGACGAAGAGAGCGATCATGCCTTTCGTGATGAGGGAGTCGGAATCCGCCAGGTAGCGCACCTTTCCACCATCCATATGGGCGTCCAGCCACACCTGGGACTGGCAGCCCTTGATGAGATGCTCCGCGTCCTTCGCTTCCTCGGGCATCGGCGCGAGTTTCTTGCCGAGGCCGATCACGTATTCGTAGCGTTCGGTCCAGTCTTGGAAAAATCCAAGTTCCTCGAGGAGTTCGTTCTGTTTCTCGGTGATGGTCATGATGGAAATCAGGTGGCGGGCGCGAGGCGTTGCAACAACCTGCCGGCGGTGAATGCAAGCGGCGGGATGATGAGGCAGGCAATCACATAGGGCTGGATCGCCGGCGGGTAGGACAGGGGAGGCATCAACAGGCAGTAGGCCAGCAGTGCGATCCAGTCGATGAGCGGGATGCCCGCCAGCAGCGCGGAAACATGGACGGGGATGGGGCGGCGGTACCTCGTCAGGCAGACCAGCATCCATACGGCGAATGGAAGGAATCCGATGATCCCTGCCTTCACACTGAGGAAGATCCACAACGCCGCCGCGAGCAGGCCGGAGAATACCAGCGCTGCCTTGGAGACCGCCAGCGCCGCTGCGGACGGGTGGGGGGATGATTCATGGCGGGCGCCCAGTGAAAGTCCGGCGATGTAGATGAGCAACGCCGCTGCGTGGTAGGTGATGAACATCGATGGCGGTGGCAGCCCGAACTCCGGAGTGAGACGGAAGCGGACGATGACCGCGAAGCCCACGAACCCCATGACCGGCAGGAGCGCGCGGCACAGTCCCATCGGGATGACCGCCCAGGCGGCCTTTTTGTGCCAGCGGGTGTAGATGACAATCAGAAGGATGATCAATGCCGCGACCACCGCGCACTTCCAGCTCACCAGGAGGGCAAGCACCAGACCGGCGGCTCCGCACAGAAGCGCGATCAGCAAATAGGTGGCAGGGGAGAAAAGCCCGGCCGGGAGCGCGCGTTCCGGACGGTTTTTCGCGTCCCAGTCCCGGTCGTGCCAGTCGTTTAGGAAGTTCCCTCCAATATAGAGGAAGACGCCCGCAAGGATCAGCAGGACCGCGTGCAGCCAGACAGGCTGGCCGCCATGCTCCCACCGCTGGACGATCGAGCCGATGGCGATGCCCACCCACACGTTGCTGGCCACGCTCGGCACATTCGCGATGCGGGCCGTGGCGAGCAGCGGACGGATTCTTCCTTGATGTGACATCTGGGGGCAGG comes from the Luteolibacter sp. SL250 genome and includes:
- a CDS encoding SufE family protein codes for the protein MTITEKQNELLEELGFFQDWTERYEYVIGLGKKLAPMPEEAKDAEHLIKGCQSQVWLDAHMDGGKVRYLADSDSLITKGMIALFVRVLDDETPDAILTADMSFIDRTGLKEHLAPTRANALNLMATQMKQRALQLSTNL
- a CDS encoding LysR family transcriptional regulator, with the translated sequence MSTSPIRLLLPAPLSFGPGKAELLEHISRTGSLQAAAAAMDMSYMKAWRMVKGLNAMFSSPLVTMQRGGKDQGGAGLTPAGHEVLTLYHEAVATAEAALEPVLVRMNSLLAPHDADSSGSTG
- a CDS encoding TerC family protein encodes the protein MFDWFNDPTAWAALLTLTLLEIVLGIDNIVFISILVDRLPESMRKKARFIGLALAMIMRLLLLFTLKWIMGLVDPVFHIPIHPALHDPLFGPDVTTKLIASAGMLGISIKDLILLGGGFFLIWKSTKEIHHKFEGDEESAGSIKKAASFGAVLVQIALIDIIFSLDSVITAVGMAKDLSVMALAVIISVAVMMLSSGAISAFVSKHPSVKMLALSFLILIGTALMAEGLHFHIPKGYIYFAMAFSLGVEMLNLKLRSKGGSTPSPNI
- a CDS encoding UbiA family prenyltransferase is translated as MSHQGRIRPLLATARIANVPSVASNVWVGIAIGSIVQRWEHGGQPVWLHAVLLILAGVFLYIGGNFLNDWHDRDWDAKNRPERALPAGLFSPATYLLIALLCGAAGLVLALLVSWKCAVVAALIILLIVIYTRWHKKAAWAVIPMGLCRALLPVMGFVGFAVIVRFRLTPEFGLPPPSMFITYHAAALLIYIAGLSLGARHESSPHPSAAALAVSKAALVFSGLLAAALWIFLSVKAGIIGFLPFAVWMLVCLTRYRRPIPVHVSALLAGIPLIDWIALLAYCLLMPPLSYPPAIQPYVIACLIIPPLAFTAGRLLQRLAPAT